TTCCACCAATACCTTCTGAAGTAATATTGACATTCGGTGGATTTATGACAACAAAATCAGATATGAATATCGTTGGTGTTGTCATTGCTTCAACTATTGGGTCGGTTGGCGGTGCAGTTATTCTGTACTGGATTGGTCGTATATTAAACGTTGAAAGATTAGAGAGAATCATCGAGAAGTGGGGAAAATATCTGAGACTAACTAAGGAAGATGTTAGAAAAGCAGATGCATGGTTTGATCGTTATGGACCTTGGACAGTCTTCTTCTGTAGATTCATTCCTTTAATTCGAAGTTTAATTTCGGTCCCAGCAGGTATGAGTGGTATGAATCAATGGTTATTCTTACTATTAACAACGTTGGGTACGCTTATTTGGAATTTAGTGCTCGTTATCGTTGGCGCAAAAGTTGGAGATAATTGGCATCAAATTGTAAATTATATGGACATATACTCACAATTTATGTATGTCATTATCGCTATTGGTATTATCATATTTATCATTTGGTTTGTTAAAAAGAAAAAGACAACTTAAGTTAATATAATCATTAAAATCAGTTCAGATTGACCATTTAAGAAGGTTAATCTGAGCTGATTTTATTTTCAAGTAATTTAAGTATACTTTTTATACTAGTTGAAGTATACTAACGTTATTAAAGAAGAAAAATTAGAAGAGGTGCGAAATATGTTCCATGATAAAGACGCGATTTTAGTAAATGGTATTACATTAAATGTTAAAGATTTAGAAAAGATGACGACTTTTTACGATAGTATCATTGGTTTAAATATAAAACAAAAGTCAGATGATCAAGTTATATTTGAAGTAGGAGAATCTGGTCATACACTTACATTGAATTTATTAACAAATGGAAGAGAGGCAAATATGAGAGAGGCAGGATTATTCCACCTAGCATTATTACTTCCAACTACGGCAGATTTGGCGGACTTTTTAATTCATGCTTCTAGACTGAATATTCCTCTAGGTGCAGGCGATCATATTGTATCAGAAGCATTATACTTTAATGATCCAGAAGGTAATGGATTAGAAATTTATAGAGATAGAGATGCGCAAAATTGGGAATGGTTCGATGGTAATGTAAAAATGGATACGCATGAAGTGGATGCTGAAGCACTTATTCAACATGCAACAAATGAAGGATGGAATGGCATGCCTTCTGGTGCGAAGATTGGGCATTTACACATTAAAACAAGCAATATAGAAGATGTGAAAGAATTCTACTTAAATACATTATATTTAAATATAGTGGTTAAAAATTTTCCAAATGCATTATTTATGTCAACAAAACATTATCATCATCATATTGCGATTAATACGTGGCAATCGAACAAAAAAAGAGAAGATAATAACAATAGCTATGGTTTAGCTAAAGTAGACATTCAAATGCCGAATGTAGAAAATAAGCAAATCACTTCACCAGATGGATTGTTATTTGAGATCAACACATAATAAATTCACATGCTACCTTCATCTCTAATCACCTTTAATAACAAAGTGCTTTAATGTACAATAAAGCCATGATAAGCACTAAATTTATTAAAGGGGATGTGCACATGCTAGTCGATTTAAAACATGTTCATTGGATGCGTGAAGGTAGATACATATTGAAAGATATTTCTTGGGAAATAAAAGATGGTGAACATTGGGTATTATATGGTTTAAATGGTGCAGGTAAATCCACGCTATTAGATATTATCAATGCATATACGGCACCTTCTTCAGGTGAATTTGAAATATTAGACATGAAGCAAGGTAAACCTGGTTATTCTGCAGATGAAATTAGAAAACAAATAGGATATGTGTCACAATCTATGCTTAGAAAAATGAGACAACAAGATAATGCATTTACAACGGTTATTAGCGGTGCATATGCTTCAATTGGTGTGTATGAAGATCCAACCGAAGCAATTAAAGATAAAGCACAACATATATGTGGAATTTTAGGGATTACGCCTTACATTAATCGCAGGTTTGATACTTTATCACAAGGTGAACAAACACGTGTATTAATTGGAAGAGCATTGATGTCAAATCCTAGATTATTGATTCTTGATGAGCCTACGAATGGATTGGACTTTGTTGCACGAGAAGATTTACTTGAGAGAATCGATCGAATTGGACAAGAAGAGCAAGGACCTACAATTATTTATGTCACGCATCATTTAGAAGAAGTCTTGCCTATTTTCAAGAAGATATTACTATTGAAAAATGGAGAAGTTTATCGTTCCGGAGACATTCAATCGACCGTGAATGCAAATCATATGAGTGAGTTGTTTAATATCGAAGTAGATGTTACTTTCAAAAATCATAGACCGATATTATCAAAAAAGTGAATATAATCTAAAAAATTGCCTTTATGTTAGACGCATGAAATAATATATATGATTAAAAATATGGAGGATGCGACATGACGACACAAGCAATTTTTCTAGATATGGATGGTACGATATTAAATGAAAATAATAGAGTATCAGATTATACGAACGAAATCATACAAGAAGTGAGAGAAAGCGGCGTTAAAGTATTTATAGCGACTGGTCGTGCATATGATGAAATCTCAACACTTGTCCCTGAGTCTTTTGAAGTAGATGGTATATTATCATCCAATGGTGCGGTAGGATACATTCAAGGTAAAGAGATATTTAAACACCAATTACCGATGCATACGGTATACAAATTGATAGACTTAGCAGAACAACATCAAATTTATTATGAGCTATTCCCTTATTATAAAAATAGAATTGCTTTAAAACGTGACAAAGACCTATTGATATCTGAAATATCCTCAGATGATCGTGGTGATGTTGAAGATAATGAATGGCAATCAAGACAAGAATCATTAAGAGAAAAAATGAATTGGGTAGATGAAATTCCAGAAGATGCTTATTCAAAATTTTATTTCTTCAAAAGAAATAAGTCAGAGATCAAGAAATGGGAAGCAGTTGTTAAACCATTAGTAGAAGAAATGAATATATCCACTTCACACTCTACTGAATGTAATTTAGAAGTAATGCCAGAAGGTGTTAATAAAGCAACTGCAATAGAAGCGACATTGAAATATTTAGATATTCAAGAAGATGTAAAAACATATGCGATAGGTGACAGTGACAACGATAGACAAATGTTAGAACATGTTGATCATCCAATCGTCATGAAAAATGCTGCTGACCATATCAAAGCGTTAGGAAAAGAAGTAACAAGCAAGACAAATGTTGAAAATGGTGTTGCTGAATATTTAAAAGAAAGATTTCTAGTTCATTCAAATATTTAAATAAAAACATGGCCGAGACGTGGCACTGCACCCTTACTAAGGGAGCTCAATAAAAACACTATTTTCTAGGCTGCTAATTTCCTATATTCTATAGGGGATAAGTAGCCTAGTTTTTGTTGAATTCTAACTTTATTATAGTTTTCAATGTAATTTTCGACAATATCTATTACAATAGTATTAGAGCTTCTAAGCTCACTGTTTAAGTAGAATGTTTCACACTTTAGAGAGGCATGAAAACATTCTATTGGGGCATTATCAGCTGGCGTTCCCTTACGGGACATGCTTCTGGTAATGCCTTTTTCTGTACATAGGGCATAGTATTCATAAGAAGTATACACACTTCCTTGATCACTATGTAATATAGCTCCTGGTTCCAATTGAAGTTGTTTTAATGTCTCATTTACTAATTCTTGATTTTGGTTTTTACCAATTTTATATGCCACAATTTCACCATTGTAAGCATCCATGATAGATGAAAGATACAACATTGTATTCCCGAAGGGTAAATAAGTGATATCTGTTAAAAGTACTTCTAAAGGTTTCTCTGCTTTGAAATTTCTATTCAATAGATTATGTGTCTTATAATATGGGTTTCCTGGTCTTTTCGATTTCTTCACGCGTACTTTACAATTTAATTTATGTTTTTGCATAATCCTTTGTACTTTCTTGTGATTAATTTTTTTATTATTTTTTCTATTTAACAAGGCAGTTATTTTTCTATAACCATATGTAAAACGATGTTTCTTACATAGTTCTATAATTTCTCGTTCATCCTCAGATATACTGAAATCTTTGTTTTTCCATCTGTAATAATTTGATTTTGGAATATCTAAAGCTTCTAAAATGACTTTCACTGTATATTTAGATTTCAATTCATTTACTAATTCAACAACTACTTCTGGGACCACTTCCTTTCCAATTCCTTGTACTTTTTTAAAATTTCATTTTCTACTTCTTTGCGCTTTAATTCAATTTTTAGTGTTTCAACAGTGCTAAATTCTTCATTTCCTTTTCCATAGGAATATTGTTTACCTACTTGTTGATTGAATCTATGTGTTTCCCCATTTCTATACCATTTCCACCACACTTTAACTTGAGATTCATTTTTAATATTTAAAGCATCCATTATTTCTCTTGCGCTATATCCTTTAAGTTTCATTTCTACTACTTTATATTTTGTTTCAACTGAATATGCCACTCTTTTCATAGAAAAAACACCTCCGTATAAATTCATTTTAATATGAATTCAACGAAAGTGTTTTTATTTTACTCCCACATCCTGGGGTTAGTGCAACGTTGTCACGGCCATGTTTTTTTATTATAGAAATGTGTAATTACTTAACGAGTATA
The Mammaliicoccus sp. Dog046 genome window above contains:
- a CDS encoding DedA family protein translates to MESWITSVMEQFGYYGIALLILLENVFPPIPSEVILTFGGFMTTKSDMNIVGVVIASTIGSVGGAVILYWIGRILNVERLERIIEKWGKYLRLTKEDVRKADAWFDRYGPWTVFFCRFIPLIRSLISVPAGMSGMNQWLFLLLTTLGTLIWNLVLVIVGAKVGDNWHQIVNYMDIYSQFMYVIIAIGIIIFIIWFVKKKKTT
- a CDS encoding VOC family protein; the protein is MFHDKDAILVNGITLNVKDLEKMTTFYDSIIGLNIKQKSDDQVIFEVGESGHTLTLNLLTNGREANMREAGLFHLALLLPTTADLADFLIHASRLNIPLGAGDHIVSEALYFNDPEGNGLEIYRDRDAQNWEWFDGNVKMDTHEVDAEALIQHATNEGWNGMPSGAKIGHLHIKTSNIEDVKEFYLNTLYLNIVVKNFPNALFMSTKHYHHHIAINTWQSNKKREDNNNSYGLAKVDIQMPNVENKQITSPDGLLFEINT
- a CDS encoding ABC transporter ATP-binding protein — encoded protein: MLVDLKHVHWMREGRYILKDISWEIKDGEHWVLYGLNGAGKSTLLDIINAYTAPSSGEFEILDMKQGKPGYSADEIRKQIGYVSQSMLRKMRQQDNAFTTVISGAYASIGVYEDPTEAIKDKAQHICGILGITPYINRRFDTLSQGEQTRVLIGRALMSNPRLLILDEPTNGLDFVAREDLLERIDRIGQEEQGPTIIYVTHHLEEVLPIFKKILLLKNGEVYRSGDIQSTVNANHMSELFNIEVDVTFKNHRPILSKK
- a CDS encoding HAD family hydrolase; translation: MTTQAIFLDMDGTILNENNRVSDYTNEIIQEVRESGVKVFIATGRAYDEISTLVPESFEVDGILSSNGAVGYIQGKEIFKHQLPMHTVYKLIDLAEQHQIYYELFPYYKNRIALKRDKDLLISEISSDDRGDVEDNEWQSRQESLREKMNWVDEIPEDAYSKFYFFKRNKSEIKKWEAVVKPLVEEMNISTSHSTECNLEVMPEGVNKATAIEATLKYLDIQEDVKTYAIGDSDNDRQMLEHVDHPIVMKNAADHIKALGKEVTSKTNVENGVAEYLKERFLVHSNI
- a CDS encoding IS3 family transposase (programmed frameshift), which encodes MKRVAYSVETKYKVVEMKLKGYSAREIMDALNIKNESQVKVWWKWYRNGETHRFNQQVGKQYSYGKGNEEFSTVETLKIELKRKEVENEIFKKVQGIGKEVVPEVVVELVNELKSKYTVKVILEALDIPKSNYYRWKNKDFSISEDEREIIELCKKHRFTYGYRKITALLNRKNNKKINHKKVQRIMQKHKLNCKVRVKKSKRPGNPYYKTHNLLNRNFKAEKPLEVLLTDITYLPFGNTMLYLSSIMDAYNGEIVAYKIGKNQNQELVNETLKQLQLEPGAILHSDQGSVYTSYEYYALCTEKGITRSMSRKGTPADNAPIECFHASLKCETFYLNSELRSSNTIVIDIVENYIENYNKVRIQQKLGYLSPIEYRKLAA